In one Oncorhynchus nerka isolate Pitt River linkage group LG7, Oner_Uvic_2.0, whole genome shotgun sequence genomic region, the following are encoded:
- the LOC115132255 gene encoding guanine nucleotide-binding protein G(I)/G(S)/G(T) subunit beta-1 has product MSELDQLRQEAEQLKNQIRDARKACADATLSQITANIDPIGRIQMRTRRTLRGHLAKIYAMHWGTDSRLLVSASQDGKLIIWDSYTTNKVHAIPLRSSWVMTCAYAPSGNYVACGGLDNICSIYNLKTREGNVRVSRELAGHTGYLSCCRFVDDSQIVTSSGDTTCALWDIETGQQTTTFAGHTGDVMSLSLAPDTRLFVSGACDASAKLWDIREGMCRQTFTGHESDINAICFFPNGNAFATGSDDATCRLFDLRADQELMVYSHDNIICGITSVAFSKSGRLLLAGYDDFNCNVWDSLKADRAGVLAGHDNRVSCLGVTDDGMAVATGSWDSFLKIWN; this is encoded by the exons ATCACAGCAAACATCGACCCAATTGGCCGAATTCAGATGCGCACTAGAAGGACACTGAGGGGGCATCTGGCTAAAATCTATGCCATGCACTGGGGCACTGACTCGAG GCTTTTAGTCAGTGCCTCCCAGGATGGTAAACTCATTATTTGGGACAGCTACACCACAAACAAG GTCCACGCCATCCCACTGCGCTCCTCCTGGGTGATGACGTGCGCCTACGCCCCCTCTGGGAACTACGTGGCCTGTGGAGGCCTAGACAACATCTGCTCCATCTACAACCTCAAGACCCGCGAGGGCAATGTGCGTGTCAGCCGTGAGCTGGCCGGACATACGG GTTACCTGTCCTGCTGTCGCTTCGTGGATGACAGCCAGATTGTCACCAGCTCTGGAGAcaccacctg TGCTCTCTGGGACATTGAGACGGGCCAGCAGACGACCACATTCGCCGGCCACACCGGTGACGTCATGAGCCTGTCGCTGGCGCCCGACACCCGGCTGTTTGTGTCCGGGGCATGTGACGCCTCCGCAAAGCTCTGGGACATCAGAGAAGGAATGTGCCGACAGACCTTCACCGGACACGAGTCAGACATTAATGCCATCTGC tTCTTCCCCAACGGCAACGCCTTTGCCACGGGATCGGACGACGCCACCTGCAGGCTGTTTGACCTGCGCGCTGACCAGGAGCTGATGGTCTATTCCCACGACAACATCATCTGCGGCATCACCTCGGTGGCTTTCTCCAAGAGTGGCCGCCTGCTGCTCGCCGGCTACGATGACTTCAACTGCAACGTGTGGGACAGCCTCAAGGCTGACCGTGCAG GTGTCCTGGCTGGACATGACAACCGTGTCAGCTGCTTGGGTGTGACCGATGATGGAATGGCCGTTGCAACAGGGTCCTGGGACAGCTTCCTCAAGATCTGGAACTAG